The Melanotaenia boesemani isolate fMelBoe1 chromosome 12, fMelBoe1.pri, whole genome shotgun sequence genome contains the following window.
GGGTAGAGGTGAGTAATCCAGTGGGGAGCTCAAGGAGCGCTGCTTACCAAGCTTCCTCTTCTGCTCTTTACGCACTGCGATGACTTTTTTACTGTTCACAATGTCTTTGGGATGAATTGGCACTTTAGCTGGCTGCAGCTCCCCTGTCATGTCTGGGCTGATGGTGTCCTCATGCTCTCGAGACTCACGATCTGCACCAGGATGACATAAAACATGGTTAATGTATATCCCATTATGAAAAATCCATTACCAAGGTACAGTTTCACAGCTATATGCAGTAAGTCACTGAAGGCATCTTCACACATCCAGCAGACATGAGTATATAAAGAATAATGATGTCATTTTCACCAATACCATATAGTTAATACTTAAAACACAGGAATGTAGCAGCTATTAGCATCCATAATTTATCAACAAAAATTAGcaatatttaacaaacaaaaaaaacccatttaAGTTTATCAGTGTGATgtgttaatttatgtttttttatttttcaatctGCATTTCAATCATTGGAGTTATTGTGTACATAAAAGGTGTGTTTGATTTATAGAGGAGACAGCAGAGTTTGAACCAACAGGTGATGAACCAGTACAGCTAAGACCACAGATAAAAGTCATCCTTTCTCACTCCACCAAAACACATGCCGATACCCTCTCTTGACTTATAATTAAATGAGGGTGAGACACACTTTTGAGCAGACAGACTTCAGTAGATTGGGAAAAGTGCATCATGCAGCTGGCTGTCTAGACTTCTCCAGGAAAAATGTGTTCACATATGATCTGGACTGCAAACGGTGACGAGGACCGAGGCCCCTGGGTGCTGTAACAATACAGCAACGTGTCCTACATGAAGCAGATTGAAATGCCAGCTGAGGAAAATCTAGTTGCTCTCTGAACAGATATAAATGCTTGTGCTCATTTGTGTCACATTTTATTCACTTCCTAGATGTAATTTCAGCTCCCCCAGGGGGGCGCTATAGTCTCAGGGATCTGAAGAGCTGGTTTGATAGGATATTTACAGATTCAGGTCCTTTATCCTAAACCAGCCCGTCCTGCCCCCCCCTTTCTTTCCTATCTTTGGGGCTCAGCCTCTTAAGCCTGGACCCCCAGCCAGAGGTTCTTTGAGGCCACAGAAAGAAGCcctccaccccccaccccctttgGCTTAGCTGCACCATAAGTACAGAGATGTTGTGGGGACTTTGCCAGGTCCCAACTGGTTGTAGTGATGGTGCCAGTGGATGACCCTGGCTATATTTATCTGACAAGGAAACCCGCCTCGGTGCACTGAACCAGAGACTGTAGGCCGACTGCTACTACATGACAAATCAACTTCTACACACAGAAAACAGGTTGGAAAATATGATTTAACAAGCTGCCATAACTTTGCTCACAAGCCTGTTAGTATGCTGCCACCGTGGAGAACTGAGCACTGAGACGTAACAAGGGCATGAGCTCCGAGAAACTGATGTTCAAAGAGCCTGACACAGCATGATCGTCTGGGAGTCTTTGGGAGAGGAGGGAAGGGGCGGTGGGATGGGCGGAGAGGCTGGGGGGGCAGGTTGATTACCAGAATTGGGTCTTTGGCTTCTGCACCGTACTGCCGTCTCTTTGAAATTAATCTCACAACTCATGACTTGGCAGGCCTTGGTTTGTGTTTGGATATGTCCTTGTGTCTCCCTGCTCAGACTGCAAGGCTATTGCTcgctataaataaatatttcaaacaaGCATTCCTATGTACACCATGCATGTGACCACTGTGGAAAAACTCTTCATTTTTGCTGTACAGTCCCATCATTTTATAGGGCGTTTGATTAAAATTCCAACTATTTGGCaataaaatcctctttttttttttaacatgcaatCTTTTTTCATGTGTAACTTAATTTGCGTACATAAATgaacaggcaaaaaaaaaaaaaccaacaacacggcagttgtttttgttaaagttgatttttttttttataagaatattgtataaactggaaggatgcattttaaaattcatgtaGCTTTTACATGATAAAGACCACTGCTAACTACATCTCCAAACTGAGGCTCTTCAGTTCGGCCACAAAAACTAAGTTTTTCCGCTCTAAGGGTACTGAGCATGTAAAGGAAGCTTAAAGGGTCTGGTTTAACTCCTGAAACTCAGCCAAGATGCTGGGTGGAAGCCAAGCAAGCCAACTCGTGCAGCTTCTCTGAACTCAAAGCTGTGctgtatctctctctctcttcttgaGCTAAAGATTTCATTAGGACAAGAAGAGTAGACCAGCCAAAGGAGGTGCACCTGATACGTCTCTGTTTAAAAATTAACATCTGTGCACAATTATGCTTCATGAATATCCCAAGTTTCTTATGGGCAGAAGTCCAGGAATGAAAGATAAGCTGCCCCCTTCTTTGAGTTTTTTCCCTCCACTGGATCTTTAAGACAATAATTATACCATTTCGACAGCAAAAAAGCCAGGACAATCGATGCTCCCACCTTTCATTGGATTTCCCAGCATTACAGCACGTTCGTTATGTCCTTCCTTTGATTAAGACAGTGTCTGCACTGCATCTGAAATTACATCTTTACAAGATGTAAGAGAGCAGTGAATAGAGGTGCTGTTTAATCTCATCTGGGGGTAGGACAAGATAATTGTGGGGATAAATGAGCCTTAGGGCTTGAGCCACATAAAGCGCAACCATAGTAAACCATCCTCTGGCGTCACACTGCCTCTGCTGCTtaatatttgaaagcaagactGGGGCCTGATAACCGAGTAGTTTCTACAGCAGAAAAAGAGGTGTGAAGTTGAGCACCCGAGAATAGGTGTGCAGCAGCACAAAAGTTAGTTCCTGGAAGCTCTTAAAATAGCAAAGGTTGGCAATTCTAGACCTCTTTAGTGGTctgaaatatcaggaaaaatcTCTAAATCTGTTTGTTCTTTGTCTACTTTCAGTTTATTCTAAACTCGGTGTCCTTAATGTTTGGGACCCAAAGCAGCTGTGTTTAAAGTTATGTAGAGCaatactggtctcattttgtgaGTTTTCACGTGTACTGTGATTTCTTCTCTCAACTGACCTTAAGTACCTTTTTTAGTAGGCCTAATTGTTTCTACGTGACATCCCAGGTACATGGATGAACTCATCGGGGTGCTTCCTGACTGCAGAGCGGTTGTAAAATGATGTGGACTTTCCTCTCAACTCACAGGAAATTTTCCACTTTGTAGTGAAGAAGCGAACAACCCAGCAAACACAAACTGTCCCTGGTATGTCTGATAAATGTTTCCCTCAGAGCATGCTCCATAAGTTGCTGCGTAGGGCTTCCTTTTTATATCATGACTAAAGATTGGACCCTAATTTCCTGCATTAAAGTCAAATCTGTTACTCACTGAGGTGTAAACACACTGGAAAGAGAAGCAGTTATGTTCCACTCTTACTGCTAAACTGTTGTTACACTGATTAATCGTAAGCATGCAGGTAAGaactcataaacacacacctgtctgtCGAACATCCGAGTAAAGTACTAAATAGATTTGAAGGAATAAAGTGTCTCTTTTGTAACATTGAACCAAGACCGATCCGATGATTTGTTCTGTATGTCAATAAAGTTCTGGTATCAGGTTGTCATGAATATCTGATGGACATCTGGGGGTGTCCCTTGTTTACTGGGAATAGTTTATTGTTCAAGGTAAGTTGACTTAACAAGATTacccagaagaaaaaaagaaaaattatatatatatatatatatatatatatattacatggCATGTTCTCATAACTGATTTGatttaagaaataagaaatacCTTTGGGAAAACAAACTTATTGTTTACATTAAAGCTAAACTGTTAGCATAATAAGCTAACGTTTGTTAGTTTAGCGGTTAAGCTAAATATTTGTGTTGTGCAGTGTAATGTTTAGGTTTAAGTGACATCATTTTAAAAGCCTGGGCCAAAGAGgatttttttagctgttttctgaACAGAGAACAAGTGGAGGGAGAACTGTTTATGCTTTGAAATGTACTGCAGCTGTAGACAGAGCATACATTTTATAGTCTTCCCTTAATCTCAACATGCACAATCATAGGTTAAGGTGGAAAGGCCAATGACAACAGTCAAATGTTGCCATTTTCTTTAAGGTGCAATGGTTTTGACCCAAAAAGCCAGTGGTGTACATCCCCCTGCACAGGACATGACAACAGTACAGCACTTTTGTGAGAATTAATGGACTGATGACTGAAAAGGGCTCACATCCAAACCAGCTGGAATAAatctggagaaaaaaattctttatgCAATGCTTTTGTCCAGGAATGTGTTCTGCCACCAGACATGCATGTCCTGTTGTCAGCAGACTTTCAGTTGTTCAGCCTTGTGCATGCTCTCAATCAGCTTCTGAATATGCAGGAAATAACTTCCTGTGGTATTGTGTGCACAGAATATGTTCGTTGCAATCAAAAAGTTTCCTGCTTTTCTGAATGCATGGTATAAATAGCAACAAGAACAATTAAAGGATCATAAATTGCAAAACAGAACTTATGAGAGGATGCAAATGCTTTCCAAGAGGGAAATGCAGCTATAGGTAAGCAAACTGTCTGACTTGTTTACAGCTTCCACCACACAAAAAACGCTCTGTTTCAGTTTGCAAGCCATGTGAAGAGTAAATTGTCAGAGTGAGGCGCATGGCTGTTCTACTGTACATTGCTTATTTTGGTCTGAGGTCCCGTCCCATTTTTGGGTTTTGGTTTTCAACAAGCCACACGCATGGATGCAATGTCTTTCTGGGTCATCATCACCACAACACAATTGCTGGGTGTGACGAACTTCGAACTCACTCCTGGTGGCAAAAGCAGCTATTTTGGCAAGAGTCGAGGGCTTCTGGATGTGCATAGATGGTcttcagacaaaataaaaacaaagtcataGTGGGCAAAGTGGTAGGTTTAAGGTTAAGTCACTTATGTTTGTACTGTGTTTTGTATTGTTAttcttgcacatattaaaatgtattaatgcaATAATTTATGACgttctttaaacaaaaattatttttgcaaTTCTCCTGATCAAAATTAAGAATAATCATTTATCATTTAGGAGGAATGGTAATTTAATGATCTTGAAAGCTTTACTCTGGCATTCCAGAGAAGTCACTGGAGTCGTCATTGTTTGCCTAAATCCCTAGAAACTTGAGCCTTTCTGTCTGCTGGCGAATGGAAATTTTCTGAAAAAAGTCCTCTACAGTAATAAAGAGATGGTCGTGGTTCTTTCTTACAGCAGTACTAGCGTCTAACCAGGTGTTGGGGGTTGACATTATGGCCCACAGGTCAGGTCAAACACATGTGACATCATTTTAAAACCCTGCACTGCAGTGAGTGTTGATTTCTTTTGCAGCTGTTGCCACCAGCAGGCTAGGTGTCAGTGACCAGTAAGCTGTACAAATACCACTGTAAACTTTTACAGGGCGAAATCAAGCAAGTGTGCCAAAGAGGTTATTTGCTCGCCAGAAACAGCCCCAATGCTTGTCATCCATCGCTGTGATCCCAATGCAACTAGAAAGATGCTGTACAGACGACAGCATCAGCTTTACATCCAAGTCTTTGCTCCACATTTTCAACATCTTGGAAgctttcttttcatctcttcaaGACTGcatgtgatgtgatgaaaaaaatactttttttccctAAACACCTGCAACAGATCACTTGCAACATGTTGCACTGTATGTAAAAGCTGTCAGGCAATGTGGCGTACCCATGGAGTTCTGGCACTAGTTGCCATTACACGAAGTGCACCATCAGAGAGAATCAGCTCTCTCCTGCTTGCTTCAGTCTCTCAGCTACAACCCAACAATCAGCTGCACCAGTGATGATGTGAGCATGGAAAAAGCAGATGGTAGCGCTCAAAGCTAAACAGCTTTCTACAAGTAAGTGATGACATTCTGAATGGTTATTTGACATGATAAAGCTGGAGCGGCACTATGCCGCATATGCAAAGTTTTCATGCGAACATGAAACATCAGAGGCCTGCAGTTGCTTAACCTACAGATGACTGTAAATATTCATGATGTTGCCATGTGACATGAGAAAAACCATGAGCTCTTCAGAGATGTGGCTGAGACGGCCTGCATTAAAACTACATCTACACACATGCAAAGAGCTGAGACAAACATAAAGTATTAAAGTCGTCAGCAGGTTTCTTGTTGCTTCAGTTATAAGGAGTGTCTATGTCTAGAGAGGAGGGGACCATTCTGGATCATCTTTTGTTTCTTGGCAGAGAGCAATCTGTTAAAACATAAGGCCCTTTCAGAAGCCTGAAGGATGAAAGAATGAGAGGCCTGCTGCCGTGAAGTCATATCTCTTGGCAAGCGTTCCCGGTCTGATTCAATCGCAGAGTGCCCCTGAAGCACATACCACCGCCTGCGCCCGACAACCCAAGCAACTCCTGGGATCACAGTGCAGGAGGAAAGCATGAATTAATGTGCTGCAGAGACATGAAGACAGACACAGAGTAATGGCCAAgggttttgttgcttttttttctgataaaacGAGAGGGGGAGTACAACATAGCAAAAACATCATCTCTGCCATTGTTTGACTGTCCCAGTCAGTATTTAGCAGGCTGTGGACACTTGAGCTTCTCTGCCCTGCATTCGCCTCACTCAGCTGGCAGCTGCAACCCCACACGAAAGGAAACCAGAAGCTCACCTCACCAGTTCCCATTTGAGAGAACTGGAGtggtgggaggaggaggaggaggaggaggaggaggaaaggtggtggtggtggggctTCTGCTGAATCACAGCAATGTTACTGAGCGGGCATGCAATGAATGCACTGCAAGAGGCAGGAAAAGATGCTCCGATTACCTCCGAGGGCCAACAAAGGAGTCTGCTTCTGTGTGTATGAGACAAAACTGCCCAAGGTGTCATCACTATCAACACTATCACACACAATACACACTCAGACACCCACACAGCCCCACCCAAGTATACACGAGAGTAAGCACACACAGTTTCCCACTTGGAGCACACACAGTGCTGATAGGGAGTCGCAGTGACCAATAACTTGCAAAGCATCAGGttatttttacaataataaCAATCACAGAGATCACATTCTGCCCCTGCTGTCATGAGGAgaagagatgatgatgatgatgatgacaccATCAACAGTCAGGGGAGACCATTTTCAGCCAAAAACATTTAGCGGTTACTACCTACAAATTTTGTCACTGACAAGCCAGTAAAACTCAGCTACACCAAGAAATGTCTTAAATCATTTAGGACAACTGGCTCAGCTCTCCTTCTCCCTCTGCctgcctctttttctttccctcttttctctcaCGCATGCAGGTTTAGTGGTAATCCGACTCTAAACACTACCCCAGAGGTAGCCTGCAGACCTAAATCTATCTAGATTCTACGTTAATAAGACCGAAAGATAGTCGCGTAGCATCTCTTTCGTTATAATATGATCTAGTTAGTGTGTGTTTcccccctcttcttcttctactgctgTCTGGGCCAACTTCACGTCTCCAGCAGAAAGGTGCCAGTGATGGAAAGGCGCATAAGTGGAGAAAATAAGGGGggaaatcatcttttttttttttttttttttttttttttttacagacacTTGTTAGAGCCCTGGATATTAAAGCCTGTTACTATTCccaacataaataaacattccACACACCACTTTTCTTAAAGCTCCCACCGgcttaaataaatatgacacCGCGAATGATGAAACCTGTCCTGTCAACCAAATCTAAACATCTTAGACAAGTTGACTACCTGAATCGTAGTCAGCTGCAGTAAATCAGCCGCTGCCCGCGCAAGACAGGCGCAACAGATTAACTCCCAACCTGAGCCTTTTCTCCTTATCCGTGAATTCCTTTTCATTTGGAGCATGCTGGTTTCTGGGCTTCCCACCTTTAAGATGCATTTGTGCCTCTGCAGAGAGCCGGAATAAGCTTCTGTAGACAGTTTACTGAAGTCTGTTGAGAAAAGGTAATCAGATGGCACCTCAAACCATCTGTCAAACAAACGGTCTGTCAGAGACATGAGCCGCACATGATCACCAACTCTTGGTTTCTGAGTCAGGCGAAGAGGcgcaaagattttattttttttttattattattattatgagaaTTAAGAATCTCTTTCACTGTAAAACACTTAGTGACGTTGATTTCTCAAGTTATCAACAAATCAAGAGTTATACGCATTCAAATCCAATTCactcttttttctttgcttttcatcATGCATTCACCAGCCGGTGCGCATTCTTACCTACGGGAGGGAGCGGGAGCGCAGGTTTGTATCCCTTCTCGTTGGTGCACACTCCCCTGCCGTGGAGAAGAGCGTGCAGGGGTTTCTCTTCCCCGCTCCGGGGCAGGCAGCGGAGGCCCTGGGAGCACGTCCCCGTGTAAACACCGCACGCCGCGCCCTCAGACAGGGCGCACGTTAGGCAGCAGCCGCAGCCCGGCTCCTTGACCTGCTGGCAGCCGACCGGGACCGGAGGGCACATGGACAGCGCCTTTTCGTCGCACGGCTCGCACGGAACGTATGAGCCCAAACACCCGGACAGCCCCAAGATAAATGTCACCAAGAGGCAAAAACTCAGAAACATCGTTGGCGTTCTCTTCAGTTTACAGCATAAAGCTCAAATGCgaggaggagggagaaaagTAGAGCCTGGTCTAAATGGACACAATGCCTCAGTCAGATAATCCGATTTTTACAGTTAAAGCCAAGAGTCTTTATCCAAGAGTGGCGCTatctataaaaataataacaaaaataaaaataaacagttgaTGTCACGCTTTTTGCTGCGCAAGCTGCAAAGTGACttcaaatatcaaataaaaaaatatatgtataatggtgttttctttttttctcgcTCCAGAAATATTCCCCTCTGCAGGAGCAAAACGAGTCAGTGGATAAAATCTCAACTCCCTCCCTTCAGTTTGGACTCCGGTACTTTCTCCAGCAAGTTTCCTGAGCAGACTGATCAACTTGAGACCTGCCttgcctttttaaaaagccGTGCCCAAACCCCTAACTATGAATACGCCaagcagcagggaagggaggcGCACTTGTTCCACGTCCTGGCAGTCAgccaaaccttttttttttttttgtccccagCAGGAGGATAGTTCTTTCACTGTGAGGGCTGAACTGATACCGAGGTGCAACAAGGAGCAACagttaaaagagagagagaaagagacgcAATCCTCTCAGGGGAATAAAGTGTGGAAAACGAAGACACTTCATCCAGAACCCATTTGCTTTTTCGAGCCTTGCACGTTCATTGCGTAAAATCCTCGGTAAAAACCCCAGCTTGAATCATAATTGCCTCATTTTGTCACGGGTTTAGCGGAACATCCATAGGAAGGAAAAGTGGGTGCGAACCAACTTTTCTTGATCGGAAAAGGAAAAaggcgtgtatgtgtgtggattGTTACTGAATCATCCACTcctatataaaaaagaaactggaaccacGGGGAAACTGATTTGGCTTTTTTCTTCCTAAATGACAGCTCTTTTCTCACTCTGGTTAACACTCCTGCGGTCTGGAAGTCACCTTTAAAGTCGGCACCTGTTGCTTCCATGGGACACCATTTGCGTTTGCCAGAAGGGAAATCCACCAACATTTCTCTCTACCTCTAcgacactcacacacataaacatgcgCGCACACAGAGGAAGGCGTATGGTGTGAAGAATTCTGAGATttgaagcaaaacaaacaaaaaaagaaaaaaaagaaaaaacggaCAATCTCATTGAAGCTGTGCTGATCACACAATGAACACCTGATTTCTTTAGCGTCAGCGCCAAATGTGAATTCTGAATAGGTCCGGTTTGGTTCCGCTTCTAAAGTACCACCCGTCACACACCAGTTATTGATATCTGCTCATTATTTTATCCAGCTCTGAATTTGCAGGCTTATTAGATTAATCTGAGACATGCACAGCTGTGACCACTAGAAGGCGCTGTTAACAATGCTAAACTTTGCAGAGGAGGATGACTCCGCATACCTGTGAAGACACAGTGATTGCCATATTATTTGAAATGTACTCAAAGCTTCAGTGCTGAACAGTAACATGGAATGTGATGCTAGGGAGCTGATATATGTGACTCCAAACATAGAGCTAATGAAGAATTTATTAATCTAGTTCTTTGTGGAATTAGTGACAGGATTCAGTATTGTACAAAAGTCTTCAGCCAtcttacattttacacattgcaaatataaataaaaacatatgatttttatgtttttatttagtagtTGGACACACTTAGACAACCCCACTtctaatttctttaagtagtagagttcttctttggatgtttctgccttttgtgcCGTTCTCtttccagatgatcccacactgcaataataataataatcacatgcAATaatcaataatgttgaggtctg
Protein-coding sequences here:
- the LOC121650731 gene encoding insulin-like growth factor-binding protein 5, whose amino-acid sequence is MFLSFCLLVTFILGLSGCLGSYVPCEPCDEKALSMCPPVPVGCQQVKEPGCGCCLTCALSEGAACGVYTGTCSQGLRCLPRSGEEKPLHALLHGRGVCTNEKGYKPALPLPPVDRESREHEDTISPDMTGELQPAKVPIHPKDIVNSKKVIAVRKEQKRKLGKQRSLSSPLDYSPLPLDKHEPEFGPCRRKLDGIVRGLKDASLVMAHSLYLPNCDRKGFFKRKQCKPSRGRKRGICWCVDKYGVQFPGTDYSGGDIQCKDLESSNNE